One Setaria italica strain Yugu1 chromosome I, Setaria_italica_v2.0, whole genome shotgun sequence DNA window includes the following coding sequences:
- the LOC101756262 gene encoding protein MEI2-like 4 isoform X2, with product MPSQVMDQRRHLSQFSNPTMAASSFSEELRLPTERQVGFWKPESLPHHIGNKSVASSPIEKPQPIGTKTVGRVDLQAYKLREQKTAFSLEHKIFGQERHVNLSPSLWRADQDPNRQSDSSLFPDGRRTNPNEAYNENGLFSSSLSEIFDKKLRLGSKNALVRQPVEKVDPTHVDDEPFELTEEIEAQIIGNILPDDDDLLSGVLDEVGYTAHANNGDDVDDDIFYTGGGMELEIDENKKITEPNGGVNEGLGLLNGTLNGEHPYGEHPSRTLFVRNINSNVEDSELKLLFEHYGDISNLYTACKHRGFVMISYYDIRSARNAMRALQNKPLRRRKLDIHYSIPKDNPSEKDINQGMLVVFNVDPSLTNDDIHQIFSDYGEIKEIRDAPQKGHHKIIEFYDVRAAEAAVRALSRSDLAGKKIKLETSRLGGTRRLTQHAPPELGQEEFGVCKLGSPSTNSPPMPSLVTSSGRENGSIHGLHSGLITSMSPFREASFPGLSSTIPQSLSSPIGIASATTHGNQASLAELSHSLGRMNGHMNYGFQGMGALHPHSLPEVHNGATNGAPYNLNTMAPGGINSNSRTAEAVDSRHLHKVGSGNLNGHSFDRAGEGALGFSRSGGGSLRGHQLMWNNSNNFHRHPNSPGLWQNLGSYVNNVPSRPPAQMHGVPRAPSHMLDSVLPMHHHHVGSAPAINPSLWDRRHGYAGELTEASSFHPGSVGSMGFPGSPQLHGLELNNLFSHTAGNRMDPTVSPAQIGAPSPQQRGPMFHGRNPMVPLPSFDSPGERMRSRRNDSGANQSDNKRQYELDVDRIMRGEDSRTTLMIKNIPNKYTSKMLLAAIDESHKGTYDFIYLPIDFKNKCNVGYAFINMTNPQHIIPFYQSFNGKKWEKFNSEKVASLAYARIQGKTALIAHFQNSSLMNEDKRCRPILFHSDGPNAGDQEPFPMGTNIRARSGRSRTSSGEENHHDVQTALTNGDTSSNGVDSSGPTKDAE from the exons ATGCCATCTCAAGTTATGGATCAGCGGCGCCACCTTTCCCAGTTCAGCAATCCCACCATGGCCGCGTCCTCCTTCTCTGAGGAGCTTCGCCTTCCCACAGAG AGGCAGGTTGGATTTTGGAAGCCAGAGTCATTGCCTCATCACATCG GAAACAAGTCAGTAGCATCTTCTCCAATTGAGAAGCCCCAACCTATTGGGACAAAAACTGTTGGTCGAGTAGATCTACAAGCATATAAGTTGAGGGAACAGAAGACTGCATTTAGCCTTGAGCACAAGATTTTTGGTCAAGAGAGACATGTTAACTTGTCACCATCTCTGTGGAGAGCTGATCAAGACCCTAACCGCCAATCTGATTCATCTTTATTTCCTGACGGAAGGAGGACTAATCCAAATGAGGCCTACAATGAGAATGGGCTTTTCTCAAGCTCCCTATCTGAAATTTTTGATAAAAAAC TGAGACTGGGATCCAAGAATGCCCTTGTACGCCAACCAGTTGAAAAGGTTGATCCAACTCATGTTGATGATGAGCCCTTTGAGTTAACAGAGGAAATTGAGGCCCAGATAATAGGAAACATACTTCCTGATGATGATGACCTGCTATCAGGTGTTCTTGATGAAGTTGGGTACACAGCCCATGCTAACAATGGtgatgatgttgatgatgatatattttACACTGGAGGCGGGATGGAATTGGAAAtcgatgaaaataaaaaaattacagaaCCTAATGGTGGAGTTAACGAGGGTCTTGGGTTGCTAAATGGCACATTGAATGGTGAACATCCTTATGGGGAACACCCTTCCAGAACTCTTTTTGTCCGAAACATTAATAGCAATGTTGAGGATTCTGAATTAAAGCTCCTGTTTGAG CATTACGGAGACATCAGCAACCTCTACACTGCTTGTAAACATcgtggttttgtgatgatatctTACTATGACATAAGGTCAGCACGGAATGCCATGAGGGCACTTCAAAACAAGCCACTCAGACGTAGAAAACTTGACATACATTACTCCATTCCGAAG GACAATCCTTCGGAGAAGGATATTAACCAGGGAATGCTTGTAGTATTTAAtgttgatccatctttaacaaatGATGACATCCACCAGATATTTAGCGATTATGGTGAAATCAAGGAG ATTCGGGACGCTCCGCAAAAGGGCCATCACAAAATTATAGAATTTTACGATGTCAGAGCAGCCGAAGCTGCAGTTCGTGCTTTAAGCAGGAGTGATCTTGCtggcaagaaaataaaattggagACCAGCCGTCTGGGTGGTACTAGACG CTTAACACAGCATGCGCCTCCAGAGTTGGGGCAGGAAGAATTTGGTGTATGCAAACTAGGCAGTCCGAGCACAAATAGCCCTCCAATGCCTTCATTGG TGACATCTTCTGGCCGTGAAAATGGGAGTATTCATGGTTTGCATTCTGGACTTATCACATCAATGAGCCCATTCAGGGAGGCGTCTTTTCCGGGCCTATCCTCTACCATACCACAGAGCCTGTCCTCTCCCATTGGAATTGCATCTGCTACAACTCATGGTAATCAGGCTTCCCTGGCTGAGCTCAGCCACTCACTTGGTCGGATGAATGGACATATGAATTATGGTTTTCAAGGCATGGGTGCTCTTCATCCCCATTCTCTGCCCGAAGTTCACAACGGAGCAACTAATGGTGCCCCTTACAATCTAAACACCATGGCACCAGGTGGCATCAATAGCAACTCAAGAACAGCTGAAGCAGTGGACAGCAGACATCTTCATAAAGTGGGTTCTGGCAACCTCAATGGACATTCATTTGATCGTGCTGGTGAAGGAG CTCTGGGATTTTCAAGAAGTGGAGGTGGTTCTCTCCGTGGTCACCAGTTAATGTGGAATAATTCAAATAACTTCCACCGGCATCCAAATTCTCCTGGGCTGTGGCAAAATCTAGGATCATATGTAAACAATGTTCCATCTCGCCCCCCTGCACAGATGCATGGAGTTCCAAGAGCACCATCGCACATGCTTGATAGTGTTCTTCCCATGCATCATCATCACGTGGGCTCTGCGCCAGCAATCAATCCATCACTATGGGACAGACGTCATGGCTATGCAGGGGAATTGACAGAGGCATCAAGTTTTCATCCTGGCAGTGTTGGGAGCATGGGATTTCCTGGTAGTCCTCAGCTTCATGGTCTGGAGCTAAATAACTTATTTTCTCACACTGCTGGGAATCGTATGGATCCAACTGTGTCTCCAGCTCAGATTGGCGCACCATCTCCTCAGCAGAGGGGTCCTATGTTCCATGGAAGGAATCCAATGGTTCCCCTTCCATCATTTGATTCACCTGGTGAGCGGATGAGAAGCCGGAGAAATGACTCGGGTGCTAATCAGTCTGATAATAAACGGCAGTACGAGCTTGATGTCGACCGCATTATGCGGGGGGAAGATTCACGAACTACACTGATGATTAAGAATATCCCAAATAA GTACACCTCAAAGATGCTCTTGGCTGCTATTGATGAAAGTCATAAGGGAACATATGATTTTATTTACTTGCCGATTGATTTTAAG AATAAGTGTAATGTTGGATATGCTTTCATCAACATGACCAATCCTCAGCATATCATTCCGTTTTATCAG TCTTTTAACGGAAAAAAGTGGGAGAAATTTAACAGTGAGAAGGTGGCATCACTGGCTTATGCCAGAATCCAAGggaagacagccctgattgctCATTTCCAGAACTCTAGTTTGATGAATGAGGACAAGCGCTGCCGCCCCATACTCTTCCACTCAGATGGTCCTAATGCAGGAGATcag GAACCGTTCCCTATGGGTACAAATATCCGAGCCAGGTCGGGGAGATCTCGGACTTCCTCTGGTGAAGAAAATCACCATGATGTCCAAACAGCCTTGACCAATGGTGACACTTCTTCCAATGGAGTTGACAGTTCAGGTCCCACCAAGGATGCTGAGTAA
- the LOC101756262 gene encoding protein MEI2-like 4 isoform X1, whose product MPSQVMDQRRHLSQFSNPTMAASSFSEELRLPTERQVGFWKPESLPHHIGNKSVASSPIEKPQPIGTKTVGRVDLQAYKLREQKTAFSLEHKIFGQERHVNLSPSLWRADQDPNRQSDSSLFPDGRRTNPNEAYNENGLFSSSLSEIFDKKLRLGSKNALVRQPVEKVDPTHVDDEPFELTEEIEAQIIGNILPDDDDLLSGVLDEVGYTAHANNGDDVDDDIFYTGGGMELEIDENKKITEPNGGVNEGLGLLNGTLNGEHPYGEHPSRTLFVRNINSNVEDSELKLLFEHYGDISNLYTACKHRGFVMISYYDIRSARNAMRALQNKPLRRRKLDIHYSIPKDNPSEKDINQGMLVVFNVDPSLTNDDIHQIFSDYGEIKEIRDAPQKGHHKIIEFYDVRAAEAAVRALSRSDLAGKKIKLETSRLGGTRRLTQHAPPELGQEEFGVCKLGSPSTNSPPMPSLAVTSSGRENGSIHGLHSGLITSMSPFREASFPGLSSTIPQSLSSPIGIASATTHGNQASLAELSHSLGRMNGHMNYGFQGMGALHPHSLPEVHNGATNGAPYNLNTMAPGGINSNSRTAEAVDSRHLHKVGSGNLNGHSFDRAGEGALGFSRSGGGSLRGHQLMWNNSNNFHRHPNSPGLWQNLGSYVNNVPSRPPAQMHGVPRAPSHMLDSVLPMHHHHVGSAPAINPSLWDRRHGYAGELTEASSFHPGSVGSMGFPGSPQLHGLELNNLFSHTAGNRMDPTVSPAQIGAPSPQQRGPMFHGRNPMVPLPSFDSPGERMRSRRNDSGANQSDNKRQYELDVDRIMRGEDSRTTLMIKNIPNKYTSKMLLAAIDESHKGTYDFIYLPIDFKNKCNVGYAFINMTNPQHIIPFYQSFNGKKWEKFNSEKVASLAYARIQGKTALIAHFQNSSLMNEDKRCRPILFHSDGPNAGDQEPFPMGTNIRARSGRSRTSSGEENHHDVQTALTNGDTSSNGVDSSGPTKDAE is encoded by the exons ATGCCATCTCAAGTTATGGATCAGCGGCGCCACCTTTCCCAGTTCAGCAATCCCACCATGGCCGCGTCCTCCTTCTCTGAGGAGCTTCGCCTTCCCACAGAG AGGCAGGTTGGATTTTGGAAGCCAGAGTCATTGCCTCATCACATCG GAAACAAGTCAGTAGCATCTTCTCCAATTGAGAAGCCCCAACCTATTGGGACAAAAACTGTTGGTCGAGTAGATCTACAAGCATATAAGTTGAGGGAACAGAAGACTGCATTTAGCCTTGAGCACAAGATTTTTGGTCAAGAGAGACATGTTAACTTGTCACCATCTCTGTGGAGAGCTGATCAAGACCCTAACCGCCAATCTGATTCATCTTTATTTCCTGACGGAAGGAGGACTAATCCAAATGAGGCCTACAATGAGAATGGGCTTTTCTCAAGCTCCCTATCTGAAATTTTTGATAAAAAAC TGAGACTGGGATCCAAGAATGCCCTTGTACGCCAACCAGTTGAAAAGGTTGATCCAACTCATGTTGATGATGAGCCCTTTGAGTTAACAGAGGAAATTGAGGCCCAGATAATAGGAAACATACTTCCTGATGATGATGACCTGCTATCAGGTGTTCTTGATGAAGTTGGGTACACAGCCCATGCTAACAATGGtgatgatgttgatgatgatatattttACACTGGAGGCGGGATGGAATTGGAAAtcgatgaaaataaaaaaattacagaaCCTAATGGTGGAGTTAACGAGGGTCTTGGGTTGCTAAATGGCACATTGAATGGTGAACATCCTTATGGGGAACACCCTTCCAGAACTCTTTTTGTCCGAAACATTAATAGCAATGTTGAGGATTCTGAATTAAAGCTCCTGTTTGAG CATTACGGAGACATCAGCAACCTCTACACTGCTTGTAAACATcgtggttttgtgatgatatctTACTATGACATAAGGTCAGCACGGAATGCCATGAGGGCACTTCAAAACAAGCCACTCAGACGTAGAAAACTTGACATACATTACTCCATTCCGAAG GACAATCCTTCGGAGAAGGATATTAACCAGGGAATGCTTGTAGTATTTAAtgttgatccatctttaacaaatGATGACATCCACCAGATATTTAGCGATTATGGTGAAATCAAGGAG ATTCGGGACGCTCCGCAAAAGGGCCATCACAAAATTATAGAATTTTACGATGTCAGAGCAGCCGAAGCTGCAGTTCGTGCTTTAAGCAGGAGTGATCTTGCtggcaagaaaataaaattggagACCAGCCGTCTGGGTGGTACTAGACG CTTAACACAGCATGCGCCTCCAGAGTTGGGGCAGGAAGAATTTGGTGTATGCAAACTAGGCAGTCCGAGCACAAATAGCCCTCCAATGCCTTCATTGG CAGTGACATCTTCTGGCCGTGAAAATGGGAGTATTCATGGTTTGCATTCTGGACTTATCACATCAATGAGCCCATTCAGGGAGGCGTCTTTTCCGGGCCTATCCTCTACCATACCACAGAGCCTGTCCTCTCCCATTGGAATTGCATCTGCTACAACTCATGGTAATCAGGCTTCCCTGGCTGAGCTCAGCCACTCACTTGGTCGGATGAATGGACATATGAATTATGGTTTTCAAGGCATGGGTGCTCTTCATCCCCATTCTCTGCCCGAAGTTCACAACGGAGCAACTAATGGTGCCCCTTACAATCTAAACACCATGGCACCAGGTGGCATCAATAGCAACTCAAGAACAGCTGAAGCAGTGGACAGCAGACATCTTCATAAAGTGGGTTCTGGCAACCTCAATGGACATTCATTTGATCGTGCTGGTGAAGGAG CTCTGGGATTTTCAAGAAGTGGAGGTGGTTCTCTCCGTGGTCACCAGTTAATGTGGAATAATTCAAATAACTTCCACCGGCATCCAAATTCTCCTGGGCTGTGGCAAAATCTAGGATCATATGTAAACAATGTTCCATCTCGCCCCCCTGCACAGATGCATGGAGTTCCAAGAGCACCATCGCACATGCTTGATAGTGTTCTTCCCATGCATCATCATCACGTGGGCTCTGCGCCAGCAATCAATCCATCACTATGGGACAGACGTCATGGCTATGCAGGGGAATTGACAGAGGCATCAAGTTTTCATCCTGGCAGTGTTGGGAGCATGGGATTTCCTGGTAGTCCTCAGCTTCATGGTCTGGAGCTAAATAACTTATTTTCTCACACTGCTGGGAATCGTATGGATCCAACTGTGTCTCCAGCTCAGATTGGCGCACCATCTCCTCAGCAGAGGGGTCCTATGTTCCATGGAAGGAATCCAATGGTTCCCCTTCCATCATTTGATTCACCTGGTGAGCGGATGAGAAGCCGGAGAAATGACTCGGGTGCTAATCAGTCTGATAATAAACGGCAGTACGAGCTTGATGTCGACCGCATTATGCGGGGGGAAGATTCACGAACTACACTGATGATTAAGAATATCCCAAATAA GTACACCTCAAAGATGCTCTTGGCTGCTATTGATGAAAGTCATAAGGGAACATATGATTTTATTTACTTGCCGATTGATTTTAAG AATAAGTGTAATGTTGGATATGCTTTCATCAACATGACCAATCCTCAGCATATCATTCCGTTTTATCAG TCTTTTAACGGAAAAAAGTGGGAGAAATTTAACAGTGAGAAGGTGGCATCACTGGCTTATGCCAGAATCCAAGggaagacagccctgattgctCATTTCCAGAACTCTAGTTTGATGAATGAGGACAAGCGCTGCCGCCCCATACTCTTCCACTCAGATGGTCCTAATGCAGGAGATcag GAACCGTTCCCTATGGGTACAAATATCCGAGCCAGGTCGGGGAGATCTCGGACTTCCTCTGGTGAAGAAAATCACCATGATGTCCAAACAGCCTTGACCAATGGTGACACTTCTTCCAATGGAGTTGACAGTTCAGGTCCCACCAAGGATGCTGAGTAA